In a single window of the Niabella ginsenosidivorans genome:
- a CDS encoding DUF6443 domain-containing protein, giving the protein MYNTKILLTILLLMVGFIAVAQKPTNLPTYTSSTPVNYIRTWTATAPVTTPEALMQGGLLQSKMTTQYFDGLGRPLQTVVKKGAMVTTTTASVGTDTVNAKDLVTPVLYDEYGREQYKYAPYAAPSSNGSFKTDPFTEHQAFMTSKYGTPQGEDYFYSQTVFEASPLNRVMEQFAPGKSWAGSYGATTEATRHSIKSKYWINTARDSVRIWEVTDGTPGTGASSVPATLTVSQAHQPATTEYVASQSITFAPGFSAPSGSNFRAYISNTGGAPGAIITSTYASTRVYDAGQLYKNVTVDEQGRQVIEFKDKEGQLVLKKVQLESTTLDDGQGKGHWGWVCTYYIYDDLGNLRCVIQPEGVKTMNDAKNWTLTPTLLKEQCFRYEYDGRNRMRVKQVPGASEVVMVYDVRDRLVMTQDGNLRKDSIWNYTQYDGLNRPVRTGLVIAANNPNSHWAAAMAFNSDDNAAIQYPTTTLLNNGNASILTETFYDDYNWVSAAPYSTELSGKLASTFTAADTAGNLLPVSNTVWPYAQKPAADSRTKGMVTGSRVKVLNSTVYTYTLTLYDDKGRPVQVKSLNHTGGVDVMTTQYSWSGQPLTVISRQSKGGTGSTSLLTVSRNTYDALGRVVKTTRQVKKDAGALSTEKILAVNKYDELGQLVSKTLGATDATGSAGVEKQTYEYNIRGWLLGMNRGYVNSATAASTNFFGYELNYDKAPSFGTGTGSGLQYNGNIAGMSWRGQNNSAPIRRYSFSYDNTNRLLKADFGQYSGSAFVKTAVDFTSQMGDGSTAASAYDYNGNIKGMSQKGMYNNGIINMDNLVYSYLPGSNRLAKVTETGVNTKTYGLGDFNDGTNGTTDDYAYDGNGNLTKDENKSISAITYNILNLPEQITVTGKGMISYQYDAAGNKLQKKVTEGSATKTTDYLGGMIFENNVLQHIAMEEGRIRPNGTGFVYDYFLKDHLGNVRAMVQEDKTLLEETHYYPFGLVQRGISTQATGALANKKKYNGKEEQRQEFSDGSGLEWLDYGARMMDNQIGRWNMVDKKAEMYFATSPYVYALNQPTNAIDPDGHLVIFINGMAPTYEAGKPEYWRTYEKYDAGTKWTKGAFGRWQEEHFTMTRETYAFDRAVMDHFKDNNSLYRDGSVGGTTGLLFDGSSVNVSDRISAGSKQGAKDAASILAHLARDKNGNIIESIKVVTHSMGGAYAKGYIQAIVDYAKKHPDKAQGLQMTEYDFAAFQQNKLSAVPGVPLFQLDNEGDKVVGGTIGWFNGSHHAKQKGREENGSNDNVNPNGGHSIMDFISAIGSLQEGTYKYINGQFVRQ; this is encoded by the coding sequence ATGTACAACACTAAAATATTATTAACGATACTGCTGTTGATGGTTGGTTTTATAGCGGTGGCGCAAAAGCCAACGAACCTACCGACCTATACTTCATCAACCCCGGTCAATTATATCCGTACCTGGACGGCTACAGCGCCGGTAACAACACCAGAGGCCTTAATGCAGGGAGGGCTGCTGCAGAGTAAAATGACAACGCAGTATTTTGATGGTTTGGGTCGCCCTTTGCAGACGGTGGTCAAGAAAGGCGCGATGGTCACCACGACAACGGCAAGTGTGGGAACAGATACGGTTAATGCCAAAGACCTGGTAACTCCGGTATTGTATGATGAATATGGCAGGGAGCAGTACAAATATGCGCCATATGCAGCCCCAAGCTCCAATGGATCATTTAAAACGGACCCCTTTACAGAACATCAGGCTTTTATGACCAGCAAATATGGTACGCCGCAGGGAGAAGATTATTTTTACAGCCAGACGGTATTTGAGGCTTCTCCCTTAAACCGGGTAATGGAGCAGTTTGCACCCGGTAAAAGCTGGGCGGGGAGCTATGGAGCTACCACAGAGGCTACGCGCCATAGCATAAAAAGCAAGTACTGGATCAATACAGCCAGGGATAGTGTGCGGATCTGGGAGGTAACAGATGGAACGCCCGGCACAGGTGCGTCTTCAGTGCCTGCCACACTCACAGTCAGCCAGGCGCACCAGCCTGCTACCACGGAATACGTGGCATCCCAGAGCATCACGTTTGCGCCGGGGTTCAGCGCTCCATCAGGCAGCAACTTCCGGGCGTATATCAGTAATACGGGGGGTGCACCGGGAGCAATCATCACCAGTACCTATGCCAGTACAAGAGTGTATGATGCCGGCCAGTTGTACAAGAATGTAACGGTGGATGAGCAGGGCAGGCAGGTGATCGAGTTCAAAGACAAGGAAGGCCAACTGGTTTTAAAGAAAGTACAATTGGAAAGCACAACCCTGGATGATGGGCAGGGCAAAGGGCACTGGGGCTGGGTATGCACCTATTATATCTATGACGACCTTGGGAACCTGCGGTGCGTGATCCAGCCGGAGGGGGTAAAGACAATGAATGATGCAAAGAACTGGACGCTGACGCCGACTTTGCTTAAAGAACAATGCTTTCGTTATGAATATGATGGCCGTAACCGGATGAGGGTCAAGCAGGTGCCGGGCGCTTCGGAAGTGGTGATGGTCTATGATGTGCGGGACCGGTTGGTAATGACGCAGGACGGCAACCTTCGTAAGGATAGTATCTGGAACTACACGCAATATGATGGGTTAAACCGGCCGGTAAGAACGGGTTTGGTCATAGCCGCCAATAATCCCAATAGCCATTGGGCGGCTGCCATGGCCTTTAACAGTGATGATAATGCAGCCATCCAGTACCCGACCACCACCCTGCTGAACAATGGCAATGCCAGTATACTGACAGAGACGTTTTATGATGATTATAATTGGGTAAGTGCAGCGCCTTACTCAACAGAGCTGTCCGGCAAGCTGGCTTCCACCTTTACAGCGGCAGATACGGCCGGTAATTTACTGCCAGTGAGTAACACAGTATGGCCGTATGCGCAGAAACCAGCAGCAGACAGCCGTACCAAAGGGATGGTAACGGGCAGCCGGGTAAAAGTGCTGAACAGTACGGTGTATACGTATACCCTAACGCTTTATGATGATAAAGGGCGCCCGGTGCAGGTAAAGTCGCTGAATCATACAGGGGGAGTGGATGTAATGACTACCCAGTACAGTTGGAGTGGCCAGCCGCTAACCGTGATCAGTCGCCAGAGCAAAGGAGGTACCGGCAGCACTTCTCTGTTAACCGTAAGCAGAAATACCTATGATGCTTTAGGCAGGGTGGTAAAGACCACCAGGCAGGTTAAAAAAGATGCCGGCGCGTTGAGCACAGAAAAGATCCTGGCTGTCAATAAATATGATGAGCTGGGTCAGCTGGTGAGCAAAACGCTGGGTGCCACGGATGCCACGGGATCGGCTGGCGTGGAAAAGCAGACCTATGAGTATAATATAAGAGGCTGGCTACTGGGTATGAACCGGGGTTATGTGAACAGTGCCACAGCCGCCAGCACCAATTTCTTTGGATATGAACTCAATTACGATAAGGCTCCCTCTTTTGGAACAGGAACGGGGAGCGGTTTGCAGTATAATGGCAATATAGCAGGCATGAGCTGGCGGGGTCAGAACAACAGCGCCCCGATAAGAAGATACAGTTTCAGTTATGACAACACCAACCGCCTGCTCAAGGCAGACTTTGGCCAGTACAGCGGCAGTGCTTTTGTAAAGACCGCGGTAGATTTCACAAGCCAGATGGGTGATGGCAGTACAGCAGCCAGTGCCTATGACTACAATGGTAATATTAAAGGAATGAGCCAAAAGGGGATGTATAACAACGGGATCATTAATATGGATAACCTGGTGTACAGCTACCTGCCGGGCAGCAACAGGCTGGCAAAAGTCACAGAAACCGGTGTCAATACCAAAACCTACGGATTGGGAGATTTTAACGATGGAACCAATGGCACAACCGACGATTATGCCTATGACGGGAACGGAAATCTGACCAAAGACGAGAATAAAAGCATTAGTGCGATAACCTATAATATCTTAAATTTACCGGAGCAAATTACGGTAACCGGGAAGGGCATGATCAGTTACCAGTATGATGCAGCGGGTAATAAGTTACAAAAGAAGGTAACAGAGGGCTCAGCGACAAAGACAACGGATTACCTGGGTGGAATGATCTTTGAAAATAATGTATTGCAGCATATAGCGATGGAGGAAGGGCGTATCCGTCCGAATGGAACTGGGTTTGTGTATGATTACTTCCTGAAGGACCACTTGGGTAATGTGAGGGCGATGGTGCAGGAGGATAAGACCTTACTGGAAGAGACCCATTATTATCCGTTCGGGTTGGTACAAAGAGGAATATCCACTCAGGCTACAGGAGCTCTTGCCAATAAGAAGAAATATAATGGGAAGGAAGAACAGCGGCAGGAGTTCAGTGATGGATCGGGATTAGAGTGGTTAGATTACGGTGCCAGGATGATGGATAACCAAATCGGACGTTGGAATATGGTAGATAAAAAGGCTGAAATGTATTTTGCAACGTCGCCTTACGTATATGCTTTAAATCAGCCAACCAACGCTATTGACCCTGACGGGCATCTCGTGATTTTTATTAATGGGATGGCTCCCACTTATGAAGCAGGTAAGCCCGAGTATTGGCGCACCTATGAGAAATATGATGCCGGCACAAAATGGACTAAAGGCGCTTTTGGTAGATGGCAGGAGGAGCATTTTACCATGACTCGGGAAACATATGCCTTTGATAGAGCGGTGATGGATCATTTTAAAGATAATAATAGCCTATACAGAGACGGTAGCGTGGGAGGTACAACAGGTTTATTGTTTGATGGAAGCAGTGTTAATGTATCTGACAGGATTTCTGCGGGAAGCAAACAAGGGGCAAAAGATGCCGCTTCTATATTAGCCCATTTAGCAAGAGATAAGAATGGAAATATTATTGAATCTATAAAAGTCGTTACTCATAGTATGGGCGGTGCTTATGCTAAAGGGTATATTCAGGCAATAGTCGATTATGCCAAGAAACATCCTGATAAGGCGCAGGGGTTACAAATGACCGAGTATGATTTTGCAGCTTTTCAGCAGAATAAATTATCAGCGGTGCCAGGCGTTCCTCTTTTTCAATTAGATAATGAAGGAGACAAAGTCGTTGGAGGAACGATTGGTTGGTTTAACGGTAGTCATCATGCTAAGCAGAAAGGAAGAGAAGAAAACGGCAGCAATGATAATGTTAATCCCAATGGAGGGCATTCAATAATGGATTTTATATCTGCGATTGGGTCTCTGCAAGAAGGGACGTATAAATATATTAACGGACAGTTTGTTAGACAATAG
- a CDS encoding RHS repeat domain-containing protein: MKHMTDRIYFDKFKLIVLFSVFVLLCTGNFLNAQQPNLNNSSYIPGINIKSPDVSEIVKYIEYPVDVSTGIPQNNVPLYTINTQKLTVPISLSYHAGGIKVDQRASVVGLGWTLNAGGVISQIVKDKSDIGMFSNHNEYGFIPDLGQNVLDSMLFSAPFGQYYHVVNNNGVSDSLGIIVNDRLRNYDNEPDIYYIFAPELNGIISLDNSKKFVSYGLDTLIVIKGPRRYEDNTQLILKSKFGTIYTFGKAISGNNIYIDTTISSTSSNLIPRQTDSYNWYLSSIISKDLSDTIRFEYLRMHDEDGLVTNVVQSQNSNLIYPGNTVVDFHNKDFTYVSKTVNGECFISKIIFKDGHVDFNYISDRLDVYHKLRLSEVAVYNNDATLIQKIKLHNNSYFNRNGCCSLDLAGIYGAQNIDLKSLKLDGLQIFREPSQTPLQYYFYYDTLNALPRVHSGSQDMWGYYNGKSGGVSQTFFVDNYNRPVIVGEDRTPDPNYMKAGVLNRIVYPTGGYTTYEYEPNQYLSTQTPLQGNLITTTKSLSTQAMSSNNCSGVFAQWPSQTILRDTIKNLPQNPYYANYSITFSGYNVIGNGPMYCTVDGTLYQYYPNASSKTITGQLTVYNGSVVTFELNTNGATGGGQGTPAQCPYPYINVTLSYDYLTTQSNPTDHPLLAGGLRVKRISSIANSSNEPSYEKLYEYDNPQQANGTGVGILLTDPYSTNVYFSDYLGTRATNNYEDIITSAINILSNSTLELGENNGASVFYPKVTEYNNSNGTPKDKTEYYFMAIKPYRDNKPATYYRYDAFYYPSWLSTPRNTEKILFSYSNGNFDTISKTSNYYTLNYKYPIRALKILTIGPEWTIYNHYPQGQGTGGYFGANYNRYWAYLQYIPRGGYQLSATATSTYDNDSLKLTESVSYDYNKANDLISKKYVNSSGKNINTYIHYTGDLSLNVLSKKGILSTPVSIENTVNNQLVSGSFYSFDTLSNIVKSYDFERTLVRDVSTNIQYNVPPDNYKPVYQLLYGLNNNLNEKQKYNDNREVYLWGYKSQYPVAKIIGSDYATVSAVVTQAQIDAAVASDQNLRTLMNTLRTDSRTRNALVSSYTYKPLVGMTSETDPSGRTTYYEYDGFGRLSVVKDDTGKVLKKYCYNYAGQPVNCNQ, translated from the coding sequence ATGAAACATATGACAGATCGTATTTATTTTGATAAATTCAAATTGATTGTTCTATTTAGCGTATTTGTATTATTGTGTACAGGCAACTTTTTAAATGCGCAACAACCTAATTTAAATAATAGTTCCTATATCCCCGGAATAAATATCAAAAGTCCTGATGTGTCAGAAATAGTGAAATATATAGAATATCCGGTTGATGTGTCAACCGGTATACCTCAAAACAATGTCCCTTTATACACGATCAATACACAAAAGTTGACAGTTCCGATATCGTTAAGCTATCATGCGGGAGGAATAAAGGTAGATCAAAGAGCTAGTGTGGTTGGTTTAGGTTGGACTCTAAATGCGGGAGGAGTTATATCGCAAATTGTAAAAGACAAATCAGATATCGGGATGTTTTCGAACCATAATGAATATGGATTTATCCCTGATCTGGGGCAGAATGTTCTAGACTCTATGCTTTTTTCAGCGCCTTTTGGTCAATATTATCATGTTGTTAATAATAACGGGGTGAGTGATAGCTTAGGGATAATTGTAAATGATAGGCTTCGGAATTATGATAATGAACCTGACATATATTATATATTTGCTCCTGAACTTAATGGAATTATTTCATTAGATAATTCGAAAAAATTTGTGTCTTATGGCTTAGATACTCTTATTGTTATTAAAGGGCCACGGCGCTATGAGGATAACACTCAGCTCATTCTTAAGAGTAAATTTGGCACGATTTACACGTTTGGGAAAGCTATTTCAGGTAATAATATATATATTGACACAACTATCTCCAGTACTAGTAGTAATTTAATACCGAGACAAACGGATAGCTATAACTGGTATTTAAGCTCAATTATATCCAAAGATCTTTCTGATACAATACGATTTGAGTACCTAAGAATGCATGATGAGGATGGATTAGTAACAAATGTAGTTCAATCGCAAAATAGTAATCTTATCTATCCGGGTAACACCGTTGTCGATTTCCATAACAAAGATTTTACTTATGTTTCTAAAACTGTTAACGGAGAGTGTTTTATAAGTAAAATAATATTTAAGGATGGCCATGTGGATTTTAATTATATTTCAGATAGATTGGATGTCTATCATAAATTACGTCTTTCGGAAGTAGCTGTCTATAATAATGACGCGACTCTGATTCAAAAGATCAAGCTTCATAATAATAGTTATTTTAATAGAAATGGATGTTGTAGTCTTGATTTAGCGGGAATATATGGCGCCCAAAATATTGATCTTAAATCTCTAAAATTAGATGGATTACAAATCTTCAGGGAGCCTTCTCAAACTCCTTTGCAATATTATTTTTACTATGATACATTAAATGCACTACCACGAGTACATTCTGGGTCTCAGGACATGTGGGGATATTATAATGGTAAATCGGGAGGTGTTTCCCAGACTTTTTTCGTAGATAATTATAATAGACCTGTTATAGTTGGAGAAGATCGGACTCCTGATCCCAATTATATGAAAGCAGGTGTTTTAAATAGAATAGTGTATCCTACGGGTGGCTATACCACTTATGAGTATGAGCCTAATCAGTATCTTTCAACCCAAACACCTTTGCAGGGTAATTTGATAACTACAACAAAATCTTTATCAACCCAAGCCATGAGTTCAAATAACTGTTCAGGTGTATTCGCTCAATGGCCTTCTCAGACTATTCTTCGAGATACTATAAAAAATTTACCACAGAATCCTTATTATGCGAATTATAGCATAACATTCTCCGGGTATAATGTTATTGGGAACGGCCCCATGTATTGCACTGTTGATGGAACTCTTTACCAGTATTATCCCAATGCATCATCAAAAACAATCACGGGCCAATTGACTGTTTATAATGGAAGTGTTGTTACTTTTGAATTGAATACAAATGGCGCAACAGGAGGTGGACAGGGTACACCCGCTCAATGTCCCTACCCTTATATAAATGTTACGCTGTCGTATGACTACTTAACAACTCAGAGTAATCCAACTGATCACCCGCTCCTGGCAGGAGGGCTGAGGGTTAAAAGAATTAGCAGTATTGCTAACTCTTCAAACGAACCTTCATATGAGAAACTATATGAATATGATAATCCGCAACAAGCCAACGGTACAGGTGTCGGAATTTTGCTTACAGATCCATACAGTACAAATGTTTATTTTAGTGATTATCTAGGAACACGTGCTACTAATAATTATGAAGATATAATCACTTCTGCTATTAACATTTTATCGAACTCAACTTTAGAATTAGGAGAAAATAATGGAGCCTCGGTGTTTTATCCTAAAGTAACAGAGTATAATAATAGCAATGGTACGCCAAAAGATAAAACTGAATATTATTTCATGGCTATCAAACCATATAGGGATAATAAGCCTGCAACTTATTACAGATATGATGCTTTTTATTATCCATCTTGGCTATCTACACCACGAAATACAGAAAAAATTCTGTTTTCATATAGCAATGGAAACTTTGATACCATATCTAAAACCAGCAACTACTATACATTAAACTACAAATACCCGATTCGGGCACTAAAAATATTGACGATTGGTCCCGAGTGGACAATATATAATCATTACCCTCAAGGCCAAGGCACCGGTGGCTATTTTGGAGCTAATTATAATAGATACTGGGCATATCTTCAATATATTCCAAGAGGCGGTTATCAATTATCCGCTACTGCTACGAGTACTTATGATAATGATAGCTTAAAACTTACTGAAAGCGTAAGCTATGATTACAACAAGGCTAACGATTTAATTTCAAAAAAATATGTTAATAGTAGCGGTAAAAATATCAATACCTATATTCATTATACAGGGGATTTGTCTCTCAACGTTCTTTCGAAAAAAGGAATTCTTTCAACACCCGTTTCTATAGAAAATACGGTCAATAACCAATTGGTTTCAGGAAGTTTTTACAGTTTTGACACTTTATCAAATATAGTTAAGTCTTATGATTTCGAACGGACATTAGTTAGGGATGTAAGTACTAATATTCAATACAATGTACCTCCTGATAATTATAAACCAGTTTACCAATTATTATATGGCTTAAATAATAATTTGAATGAAAAACAGAAATATAATGACAATCGAGAGGTCTATCTATGGGGATATAAATCACAATATCCGGTTGCTAAAATTATAGGAAGTGATTATGCTACGGTAAGTGCTGTTGTAACTCAAGCCCAAATTGATGCGGCTGTGGCATCTGATCAGAATTTGCGAACCTTAATGAATACACTTCGCACTGATAGCCGGACGAGAAATGCGTTGGTTAGTAGCTATACCTACAAGCCATTGGTGGGTATGACCTCTGAGACAGATCCTTCCGGGCGTACCACTTATTATGAATATGATGGCTTTGGCCGTTTAAGTGTAGTGAAAGATGATACAGGCAAGGTGCTTAAAAAGTACTGTTATAATTACGCCGGCCAGCCGGTTAACTGCAATCAATAA
- a CDS encoding prepilin-type N-terminal cleavage/methylation domain-containing protein, translated as MFKHLKIQATKRYAAFTLTEVLVVLIIIGILVLLALPSLMPLISKAKSTEAKLQLEHVYTLERSYFFENSVYSNDLNAISFEQQPLVTNGGQANYKIEIIDASAKGFKARATAIVDFDGDGNFNQWEIDQNKKLVETVPD; from the coding sequence ATGTTCAAACACCTGAAAATACAAGCCACTAAACGTTATGCTGCTTTTACCCTTACAGAAGTGCTCGTTGTGCTGATTATTATCGGGATCCTGGTTTTATTGGCTCTCCCAAGCCTGATGCCCTTGATTTCCAAAGCTAAAAGCACGGAGGCCAAATTGCAACTGGAGCATGTGTATACGCTGGAGCGCTCTTACTTCTTTGAAAATTCAGTATATTCAAACGACCTGAACGCCATTTCCTTTGAACAGCAGCCGCTGGTAACCAATGGCGGACAGGCCAATTATAAGATAGAGATCATTGATGCGTCTGCAAAGGGATTTAAAGCCAGGGCAACGGCCATTGTGGACTTTGACGGGGATGGGAACTTTAACCAGTGGGAGATTGATCAGAATAAAAAGCTGGTGGAAACAGTACCGGATTAA
- a CDS encoding cell division protein ZapB, whose protein sequence is MKKSLLFILLLLGTASLYAQTPTTASATAGWKRIASISSLAGRGFGKVTVFTTGGSYVPYQTDIHWFKDWGNAGGISVYSNSKSAYWTQVRLTVKNDTAYIEVNFSRDVTDVKIMSDTYGWNKATSYSGVLPDGGGGTVLASAKTSRLNIEDKLMVAFNGNVGINTASPGEQLSVNGNIRAKEIKVETANWPDYVLKKGYPLMSLDSLQKEINTLGRLPGMPAAHEVEKNGLALGEWNRLLTEKNEELTLYILELYREIKALKETQRRVEQRLQPKDKRHKY, encoded by the coding sequence ATGAAAAAAAGTCTGCTCTTTATTCTGCTCCTTTTAGGTACGGCATCCTTGTATGCCCAAACGCCCACAACAGCCAGCGCAACGGCAGGCTGGAAAAGAATTGCTTCTATATCATCGCTCGCCGGCCGGGGTTTTGGTAAAGTGACCGTATTTACCACCGGAGGGTCTTATGTACCTTATCAAACCGATATCCACTGGTTTAAAGATTGGGGGAACGCGGGTGGTATATCGGTTTACAGCAACAGCAAGTCTGCTTACTGGACCCAGGTACGGCTTACTGTTAAGAACGACACAGCTTATATTGAGGTCAACTTTTCCAGGGATGTGACCGATGTAAAAATCATGTCTGACACATATGGATGGAATAAGGCAACTTCATATTCCGGTGTTTTGCCGGATGGCGGCGGTGGCACAGTACTGGCATCGGCTAAAACCTCACGGCTTAATATCGAAGATAAACTGATGGTTGCCTTTAATGGCAATGTTGGTATTAATACGGCTTCGCCCGGCGAACAGTTGTCTGTAAACGGCAACATCAGGGCCAAAGAGATAAAAGTAGAAACTGCCAACTGGCCGGACTATGTTTTAAAGAAAGGATATCCATTAATGTCGCTGGATTCGTTGCAAAAAGAAATAAATACGCTGGGGCGCCTGCCCGGTATGCCTGCGGCGCATGAAGTTGAAAAAAATGGCCTGGCATTGGGCGAATGGAACCGGCTGCTGACAGAAAAAAATGAGGAACTGACCTTGTATATATTGGAGCTTTACAGGGAGATAAAAGCGCTGAAAGAAACACAGCGTAGAGTGGAACAAAGACTTCAACCTAAAGATAAGCGCCACAAGTACTGA
- a CDS encoding DNA-binding protein, with translation MAEAIGVSLDYLVGFADYELDNTITQKILDIQKLNDEDKNAIIKTIDALLRDAKARKAYAQ, from the coding sequence ATGGCCGAAGCCATCGGCGTATCTTTAGATTACCTCGTGGGGTTCGCAGATTATGAACTCGATAACACCATCACACAAAAAATCCTCGACATCCAAAAACTGAATGACGAGGATAAAAATGCTATTATTAAAACTATTGACGCCCTCCTAAGAGACGCTAAAGCCAGAAAGGCTTACGCGCAGTAA
- a CDS encoding GspE/PulE family protein — translation MASITADIEKLITPELAWKYHVAFSHTEEDRLVFWIDDQLSGSDQQLYREELELITGHKIAFAKTDGVLLAEKINRQYTKKDSTDHRLQHSFYTGHPDHFLNDLIAEAKNLKSSDIHIETYENDCRVRIRVDGLLVLRYLIEKKQYPSLINKIKISANLDIAEKRLPQDGRIFFQRGNDKFDIRVSIVPTLHGEKVVLRLLSNDATDIQLETLGFSENDLKNYLEGLKKPYGILLISGPTGSGKTTTLYATLKLLNLSTKNILTIEDPIEYTLKGINQVQVKENIGLTFAMALRTFLRQDPDVIMLGEIRDAETANMAIRAALTGHLVLSTIHTNSAWGTVSRLIDMNIPSFLIANTLNTSVAQRLVRLLCPECKRREAFQQAYFPKNYRPPEALETHYVPVGCAGCYNTGYKKRKAIYEVIPIDADLADEIKKGTSRIDELLKEKQIKTLADNAFELLKTGETSLEEVYPMLLN, via the coding sequence ATGGCATCGATAACTGCAGATATTGAAAAACTAATCACCCCGGAACTGGCATGGAAATACCATGTGGCCTTTTCACATACAGAAGAAGACCGGTTGGTGTTCTGGATTGATGACCAGTTAAGTGGATCCGATCAGCAATTATACCGGGAAGAACTGGAACTGATCACCGGACATAAGATAGCCTTTGCAAAAACAGATGGAGTATTGCTGGCTGAAAAGATCAACAGGCAGTATACAAAAAAGGACTCAACGGATCATCGCCTGCAACACAGCTTTTATACCGGTCACCCGGATCATTTTTTAAATGATCTGATTGCCGAAGCAAAAAATCTGAAAAGCAGTGACATTCACATTGAAACGTATGAAAACGATTGCCGCGTGCGCATCCGGGTAGATGGTTTGCTGGTGCTGCGCTACCTGATCGAAAAAAAGCAGTATCCTTCGCTGATCAACAAGATCAAGATCAGCGCCAACCTGGACATTGCAGAAAAACGCCTGCCGCAGGACGGGCGTATCTTTTTCCAGCGGGGAAATGATAAATTTGATATACGGGTATCTATCGTGCCCACACTGCACGGAGAGAAAGTTGTGCTTCGCTTATTAAGCAATGATGCCACGGATATACAGCTGGAAACCCTGGGGTTTTCAGAAAACGATTTGAAAAATTACCTGGAGGGATTGAAAAAACCTTATGGCATCCTGCTGATCAGCGGTCCCACGGGCTCGGGGAAGACGACCACACTGTATGCTACGTTAAAGCTGCTCAATCTGTCAACAAAGAATATTCTGACGATCGAAGATCCGATTGAGTACACGTTGAAAGGTATTAACCAGGTGCAGGTAAAAGAAAACATCGGGCTAACCTTTGCTATGGCACTGCGTACTTTTCTGCGCCAGGACCCGGATGTGATCATGCTGGGGGAGATCCGGGATGCAGAAACGGCCAATATGGCGATCAGGGCCGCCCTTACCGGTCACCTGGTGTTATCGACCATACACACCAACTCTGCCTGGGGCACAGTTTCCCGGCTGATCGATATGAACATTCCGTCTTTTTTGATTGCCAATACGCTGAATACTTCCGTAGCGCAGCGGCTGGTACGCCTGCTTTGCCCGGAATGCAAACGCAGGGAAGCCTTTCAACAGGCCTATTTTCCCAAGAACTACCGGCCGCCGGAAGCGCTGGAAACGCATTATGTGCCGGTAGGATGTGCCGGTTGTTATAATACAGGCTATAAAAAACGGAAAGCCATATACGAGGTAATACCTATAGATGCCGACCTGGCGGATGAGATCAAAAAGGGAACTTCAAGAATTGATGAACTTTTAAAGGAAAAACAAATAAAGACCTTAGCTGACAATGCTTTTGAGTTGCTGAAAACCGGGGAAACCTCGCTGGAGGAAGTGTACCCTATGCTGCTAAACTAA